ATGGACAATGGCATCCGTTTCCCGAATATTGGCCAAGAATTTGTTTCCCAGCCCTTCTCCCTTCGAAGCGCCTGCAACCAACCCGGCAATATCGACAAATTGCATGCTGGCGTAAATAATTTTTTTACTGTTAGACATTTCTGATAGTTTATCCAAGCGCGCATCATAAACGTCCACAATCCCTACATTGGGATCAATTGTACAAAAAGGATAATTGGAGGCTGCTGCTTGATTTGAGGTCAAGGCATTAAAAAGAGTCGATTTACCCACATTTGGCAATCCCACAATTCCGACTGAGAGACCTGTCGCCATAATTTTTTTCCCTTATTCGAATTTTGAATTAAAAAATTACGTTAAGATTATCAAAAAGAATGAATTAGAGCAACTTGCTTGCCTATTTATTTTACAACGCCCAGAAAATAATAAGAATTTATTTTGAAAATAGCAAGGCAGGTTGGTTGATACGCTTCTTATTCTTTCAAATTGCTTATTAATTACCGGAGTTGTGAGTTTGCCCTTTTAACTGTATCAAAGCCTCGCAGATGAACAAATGACAAGCAGCTCAATTAAAAAAATTTAACCTGCTCGCTATTTGCTCATCTGCGAGAGCTTTCCCGTTAATCTAAGGGTAAAAAACTCCACACTCAGGTTAATAGTTATTATAGACAGCCATGCGCCTCAACTGCATGGAGTCTTGTTCAAGAAATCGATTGAATGCGACCGGCTTTTTCGACTGGAAGGAAAGCAGATCGGCAGCAGCAAGAACAGAAGGAAGATACTCCTTCTCTAATAAATCTTGCTGAATGAGTCCACCTCTTTGTTCCTTTTTCCGCCTACCTATTGGCAAGCATAGCGTCTGTTCCTTATGTATCAGGCGCACCACTTCTAAAGCCTTGTCTACTTGATTGCTTACAATGAGTCGTTTTACAATGAATTGCAAAGCCATGGATTTCAGCCGCTGAGGGAAAAGCCCTGTAGCGGTCTCAATCGCTTTTGATACAAGACCTTTGGTCAGCAAAGCCTTTATAATGAGAATAAAAGAAGCCCATCTGTAAAGGGAATTGCTTAAGCTGTCTGCCCCTTCCAAGGCCTTATTCCAGTCTTCTTTTATAATAAGCGCTTTGATAATAGACCGGATTTCCTCGGATTTCTGCTCCTCATTTGTCAAGCGCTTAGCGCCTTCTAATTTGAAATACAGACAGGACAAGTCAATCAAATGAATAAAGCGGACAAGTTTTTTAGAGTGGCTTGCACTTTTTCTTAATTGGATTAAATCTTGCGCTTGGATGGTTTTTAACTGAGCAATTAGAAGTTCTTCAAATTTTAAACGCGTCTGCTTCACTTGCTTGAGATGGGTAACAGTTAAAATGGAATGAGCAGATAATAGGCCTTTTAAATTTTTTTCGACAGTAGAATAAGGGCGAATATGGGGATGGGGAAGAAGAAAATGAATGAAACAATTTAAGCGCTTTGTTTCTTGAGCGCAAATAGAAGAAAGGAGGAGCTCATTCCATTTTTTGCATACGCATGCCACCCGCTGCTGGCTTAATGTATCTAACTTTTTAAAAATGATGGTCAGCATTTCATTGGGGAGAAGATCGATCAAAGCAGATGCATGTTCTTTTTTTTCAAGCGAAGGAAAAAACCCTCCTTTATTTGTACAATCAGGTAATTGCTGCATGGCATTCCCCTTGTTAAGAATAAGAACTTAAGTGTGGAGTTTTTTGCTCTTTCGACCGCGTCAAAGCTGCGGAAATGAACAAATGGCAAAAACTCCACACTCAGGTTAAGAAGACTCTATCCTTAGAGGGCGTATTAAAACCGCTAATGACCGAGATTCGATGTTATGATGGGTTTTAATACACTCTCTTATTGCTGGAAGATGGAATGATCGCTGAAAAGCTAGCAACAGTCCAATGATCGAACTGGAATGCAATCGGATTTTAAACAATTTTCACTTAATTCCCATTTAACCGATTGCGCAACTGAAGTCAATATTCCTTAAAAGAAGACTAAAGCCAGTGAAATTTTAGCCCTAGTCATTAGGGGTTTTAAGAAATCTTCTTAAAATCATTTGATAAGCTTACTTATTTCTTGGATCAAGGGTTCCCTATAAATGCTTTGTTGAATCAATTGGGCTACTTCTAGAGCTTCATCATAATGCTGGCCTCCTTTTAATTTGTTTGCAATTGCGCGCAAAACTTCTGTTTGAGCTAATACTTCAACACTGGACTTTGTTTCCCACTTTGCATACACCTCTTTAACCACTGCCACCCCTGCCTCTATGTCAATTTCCATCTGTTTGAAAAGCGTTTCTAATCCTAAGCCTTTCTGCTTGGAATGCTTAAGCGAATGGATGAACTGAACAGCGGAATCTTTTTCTTTTATTTCCCACATTTTCGTGATAAGACGCGCGATAAGAGGATCTTGCACTTTATTGTTATTGATCAAAAGAAGCGCCTTAACCGCTTCATCTAAGAAGCATTTTTGAGAAGGATGATTGGAATCAACTCTATCCAGACATTTAAAAATTAAATTTTTG
The nucleotide sequence above comes from Candidatus Protochlamydia phocaeensis. Encoded proteins:
- a CDS encoding F-box protein — encoded protein: MQQLPDCTNKGGFFPSLEKKEHASALIDLLPNEMLTIIFKKLDTLSQQRVACVCKKWNELLLSSICAQETKRLNCFIHFLLPHPHIRPYSTVEKNLKGLLSAHSILTVTHLKQVKQTRLKFEELLIAQLKTIQAQDLIQLRKSASHSKKLVRFIHLIDLSCLYFKLEGAKRLTNEEQKSEEIRSIIKALIIKEDWNKALEGADSLSNSLYRWASFILIIKALLTKGLVSKAIETATGLFPQRLKSMALQFIVKRLIVSNQVDKALEVVRLIHKEQTLCLPIGRRKKEQRGGLIQQDLLEKEYLPSVLAAADLLSFQSKKPVAFNRFLEQDSMQLRRMAVYNNY